The sequence GTGGCGAAAGATGTTGGCCACTGAGAGGTTGGAGAAAGCGGCCATGGTGGTGAGGGCTAGGGAGACAACCAAAGGAAAAACCCAGAGAAACCTGCAGAGGGCCCTGCACATGCTCGACGAGGCCAGGGGGGAAAAGGCAATCACCGAGGCGGCACAAGAGGGGGAGAAGATCATACAGGGGACCGAGCAGGCTTCAGGGCGTCGCCCCCTCAAGGTGGCCATTGTTGGGGAACTCTACACTGTCATGGATCCGGATATCAACAGGGGGGTGGAACAGCGTCTCGGGGAGTTGGGGGTGGAGGTGACCAGGACTTCTTGGTTTAGCACCCATATCGGCCGCAGCCTTGGGGTGGGCCGGGAACAAAAGAGGGAGAGGCTCCGATTTTATCAGGCATCCCTAGAATACTTGGGCTACGATGTGGGGGCGGAATGCAATGTCTCCGTAGGGGAGACAATCATCAGGGCCCAGGAGGGATATGACGGGGTCGTCCACCTCATGCCCTTTGCCTGCATGCCCGAGACCACTGCCGCCGCTGTGCTGAAACAGGTGAGCAGGGATTACCACATCCCTGTCCTGACCCTGGTCTTGGACGAACAAGATGTAGAGGCCAGGATTCAGACCCTCCTGGAGGCCTTTATCGATATGCTTCTGTGGCGGAGGGAGAAGGGGTTACAGGGGGGATGAGATGGGAGGCAAAAAGAGGGTAGGCTTTACCACTACCATCCCCATAGAAGTCCTCTTTGCCGCCGAGAAGGTCCCCATCGATCTGAACAACATCTTCATCAACAGCCCTGAGCGGGATCGATTCTTGGCCAAGGCCGAGGCCGTCGGTTTCCCCAAAAACACCTGCGGATGGATCAAGGGGATCTATGGGGTAACCCTCGAAGAGGGGATAGAGGAGGTGGTGGCGGTCACGCAGGGGGACTGCAGCAACACCCACGCCCTCGTAGAGGTCCTCCAGACAGAAGGGGTGCGGGTTTTCCCTTTTGCCTATCCCTATGATCGAGACCGGGACCTGCTGGCCTTGCAGATAGAGAAGATGATGGAGCACTTTGGGGTCACCCCTGCCCAGGTGCAGGAGGCCAAAGAGACCCTGGACAGGGTAAGGGCAAAGGTCCAGGAGATAGACCGCCTCACCTGGGAAGAGGGGGTGGTCACTGGATTTGAGAACCACTACTTCCTGGTGAGCACCAGCGACATGATGGGTGATTGGGGGGTGTTTGAGGGGGAGGTGGATCGCTTTTTGTCCGAGGTCAAGGGCCGTCGGCCC is a genomic window of Deltaproteobacteria bacterium containing:
- a CDS encoding 2-hydroxyacyl-CoA dehydratase, which translates into the protein MGGKKRVGFTTTIPIEVLFAAEKVPIDLNNIFINSPERDRFLAKAEAVGFPKNTCGWIKGIYGVTLEEGIEEVVAVTQGDCSNTHALVEVLQTEGVRVFPFAYPYDRDRDLLALQIEKMMEHFGVTPAQVQEAKETLDRVRAKVQEIDRLTWEEGVVTGFENHYFLVSTSDMMGDWGVFEGEVDRFLSEVKGRRPPSQGVRLGYLGVPPIFTDLYDCLEGLGGRVVFNELQRQFSMPFVTEDIVEQYLLYTYPYSIFARLEDIKREVHRRQIEGLIHYVQAFCFRQIQDIILRREIKVPILTIEGDRPSPIDARTRLRLESFVEMLRYRSQGWIYE